The Acanthochromis polyacanthus isolate Apoly-LR-REF ecotype Palm Island chromosome 17, KAUST_Apoly_ChrSc, whole genome shotgun sequence genome has a window encoding:
- the LOC127530643 gene encoding N-acetyllactosaminide beta-1,3-N-acetylglucosaminyltransferase 3-like, with amino-acid sequence MELCGQSDGCELCELAAHSVPGKIIKMTSHQSPCFLQANIRKSSIQPKPPNRNSTYKFSWPKKNISAAIVPGFSSLPHHIQDFLSYRHCRHFPMILDVPDKCGGADGSAEVFLLLVIKSSPVNYDRREALRKTWAKERLQNGVWIRRLFISGTTGDGYEKKRLNKLLKLEQRENNDILQWDFSDTFYNLTLKQILFLEWMDRNCPHVRFLFNGDDDVLAHTDNMVTYLKNLKDNDGGKHLFTGHLIQYVGPIRSPGSKYYIPVQVQESESYPPYCGGGGFLLSGYTAHVIFNMSHSITILPIDDVYMGMCMAKAGLGPAFHVGVKTAGLPVPANAYDLDPCYFREVLLVHRFLPLNLYFMWNSLHDPNLKC; translated from the exons ATGACATCCCATCAGTCTCCTTG CTTCCTTCAAGCTAATATCAGAAAGTCTTCCATCCAACCAAAGCCACCGAACAGAAACTCTACTTATAAGTTctcctggccaaaaaaaaacatatctgcTGCCATCGTCCCCGGCTTCAGCTCACTTCCTCATCATATACAAGACTTTCTCTCCTATCGACACTGTCGACATTTTCCCATGATACTGGATGTTCCTGACAAATGTGGAGGAGCTGATGGATCCGCAGAAGTCTTTCTTCTACTGGTCATTAAAAGCTCTCCTGTAAACTACGACCGTCGAGAGGCGCTGCGTAAAACCTGGGCGAAAGAGAGATTGCAGAATGGTGTGTGGATCCGAAGACTCTTCATCTCAGGAACGACAGGTGATGGTTATGAGAAGAAAAGACTGAACAAACTCCTCAAACTGGAGCAGCGTGAGAACAATGACATCCTCCAATGGGACTTCAGTGACACATTCTACAACCTCACCTTGAAGCAAATCCTCTTCCTAGAATGGATGGACAGAAACTGCCCACATGTTCGCTTTCTATTtaatggtgatgatgatgttcTTGCCCACACAGACAACATGGTCACATATCTAAAAAACTTGAAGGACAATGATGGAGGTAAACACCTCTTTACTGGACATCTGATCCAGTATGTGGGGCCCATTCGATCACCAGGCAGTAAATATTATATTCCAGTTCAGGTGCAGGAGTCTGAATCATACCCTCCTTACTGTGGCGGTGGAGGTTTCCTATTGTCTGGCTACACAGCTCATGTCATATTCAACATGTCCCACTCCATCACCATTCTTCCCATTGATGATGTTTACATGGGGATGTGCATGGCCAAAGCAGGACTTGGTCCAGCCTTCCATGTAGGAGTGAAGACAGCAGGACTGCCTGTTCCTGCAAATGCTTATGATTTAGACCCTTGTTACTTTAGAGAAGTTCTGCTTGTTCACAGATTCCTTCCACTTAATTTGTATTTCATGTGGAACAGCTTACATGATCCTAATCTGAAATGCTAA